One Polaribacter sp. SA4-12 genomic window carries:
- a CDS encoding acyl-CoA carboxylase subunit beta produces MTVAEKIALLKQKREEAKKMGGVERLAKQKAKGKLNARERLDLLFDEGTFKEVDTFVKHRSVNFGMEKVDIISDGVIVGHGLVNGRPVFAFSQDFTSRGGSLGEMHAAKICKIMDLALKAGAPVVGLNDSGGARVEEGVDALRGYGDIFFRNSRASGVIPQISAIMGPCAGGAVYSPAMTDYIFMVKKTSHMFITSPYVIKTVTGEETTFEDLGGAMVHNSKSGNSHFACENDEDTIEQIRELLEFMPSNNMERAPMIPMGDDPERLCDSLDTIIPDDARTPYNMKDIITEVLDDEYFMEVHEHFAENCIVGYGRLNNHSVGIIANQPMISAGCLDIDASDKISRFIRTCDAFNIPIVTFVDVPGFLPGVNQEWGGIIRHGAKLLWSYSEATVPKMTVVCRKDYGGAYLAMSSKSLGADMVFAWPTAEIAVMGAKGAVEVISSYRKDIANAEDKVAKTQEKIDEYEKAFSVPYLAAERGYIDDVILPSETRRRLIASLDILCNKTELLPAKKHGNISL; encoded by the coding sequence ATGACAGTAGCTGAGAAAATTGCTCTTTTAAAACAAAAAAGAGAAGAAGCCAAAAAAATGGGTGGAGTAGAGCGACTTGCGAAACAAAAAGCAAAAGGGAAGTTAAATGCTAGAGAACGTTTAGACTTACTTTTTGATGAAGGAACTTTTAAAGAAGTTGATACTTTCGTAAAGCATCGTTCGGTTAATTTTGGAATGGAAAAAGTAGATATAATCTCTGATGGTGTTATTGTAGGACATGGATTAGTAAATGGTCGTCCTGTATTTGCATTTTCACAAGATTTTACTTCTCGTGGAGGTTCTCTAGGTGAAATGCATGCTGCTAAAATCTGTAAAATAATGGATTTAGCATTAAAGGCAGGTGCGCCTGTAGTAGGACTAAATGATTCTGGAGGAGCTAGAGTAGAAGAAGGTGTAGACGCTCTTAGAGGATATGGAGATATTTTCTTTAGAAACTCTCGTGCATCAGGTGTTATACCTCAAATATCTGCTATTATGGGCCCTTGTGCTGGTGGAGCAGTATATTCTCCTGCAATGACAGATTATATATTTATGGTAAAGAAGACTAGTCATATGTTTATTACTAGTCCATATGTAATTAAAACTGTTACTGGAGAAGAAACAACTTTTGAGGACTTAGGTGGAGCAATGGTTCACAATTCAAAGAGTGGTAATTCTCATTTTGCATGTGAAAATGATGAAGACACTATTGAACAAATTCGTGAATTGTTAGAGTTTATGCCTTCTAATAATATGGAGCGTGCTCCAATGATCCCTATGGGGGATGATCCTGAAAGATTATGTGATTCTTTAGATACAATCATTCCTGATGATGCTAGAACTCCTTATAATATGAAAGATATTATAACTGAGGTTTTAGATGATGAATACTTTATGGAAGTTCATGAACACTTTGCAGAAAACTGTATTGTTGGTTATGGTAGATTAAACAACCATAGTGTTGGTATTATTGCTAATCAGCCTATGATTTCTGCAGGTTGTCTTGATATTGATGCTTCAGATAAAATTTCACGTTTCATTCGTACTTGTGATGCTTTTAATATTCCTATTGTAACTTTTGTTGATGTTCCAGGATTCTTACCAGGAGTTAACCAAGAATGGGGTGGTATTATTCGTCATGGTGCAAAATTATTATGGAGTTACTCAGAAGCTACTGTTCCAAAAATGACAGTTGTTTGCCGTAAAGATTATGGCGGAGCTTATTTAGCAATGAGTTCTAAATCTTTAGGTGCAGATATGGTGTTTGCATGGCCAACAGCAGAAATTGCTGTAATGGGAGCTAAAGGTGCTGTAGAAGTAATTTCTAGTTACCGTAAAGATATTGCAAATGCAGAAGATAAGGTTGCTAAAACACAAGAGAAAATAGATGAGTACGAAAAGGCATTTAGTGTACCATACCTTGCTGCTGAAAGAGGTTATATAGATGATGTTATTCTTCCTTCTGAAACTAGAAGAAGATTAATAGCTAGTTTAGATATTCTTTGCAATAAAACAGAGTTACTTCCTGCTAAGAAACATGGAAATATTTCATTGTAA
- a CDS encoding pyruvate carboxylase subunit B — protein sequence MKYDKHGVLEMTQLKFEADRPKAANPIKINDVSLRDGHQSLFATRGRTEDMLHVAEMIDDAGYNAVETWGGATFDTMHRFLGEDPWERLRTLKKHMPKTPFSMLLRGQNVVGYRNYADDVVQSFVQRSIDNGMDIFRCFDALNDFRNFETAAKVIKDNGKHFQGVVCYTLNQPRLGGDVYNQEYYINKVKDLIAFGVDSICLKDMAGLIAPYDIYNLVREIKSITDIPLNLHTHFTSGMADLSILKAIEAGVDIVDTCIGPYAYRTSHPAVEPLIMTLLGTNRDTGMDIKKITAIASEMEKDIPKYKHLDNTPNYAITDINVLLHQTPGGMLSNLVNQLKAMDKLDKLDEVFRLLPKVRKDLGNIPLVTPTSQIVGVQTVNNVLFDTYEGEYSNITKEVKDLCYGLYGKTTHPINPEVQKKALIGYERGETPITVRPGSILEPEMDAVKEKFGTLAKDIDDEVLCALYPVTGKRFLKWKYDLEPIPADVKPKTLEQVKKEDELVAKALSGELTAKSGDSNLQDIEVLVDGEKFTVSVPMMAGASLNAGGASPRRKKKKKGKKAESNDNEGTVRAPIPGMVVEYKVKKGDKVKVGDALVVVEAMKMMNSLESKVNGVVTEITLESGDSVGKDDVLLVIEPKK from the coding sequence GTGAAATACGATAAGCACGGTGTCTTAGAAATGACACAACTAAAATTCGAAGCAGATAGACCAAAAGCTGCTAATCCAATTAAAATTAATGACGTTAGTTTACGTGATGGTCATCAGTCTTTATTTGCGACTAGAGGTCGTACTGAAGATATGTTACACGTAGCTGAAATGATTGATGATGCAGGTTATAACGCTGTGGAAACATGGGGTGGAGCTACATTTGATACAATGCACCGTTTTTTAGGAGAAGATCCTTGGGAGCGTTTACGTACCTTAAAAAAACATATGCCAAAAACACCATTTTCAATGTTGTTACGTGGGCAAAATGTAGTAGGTTACCGTAATTATGCTGATGATGTTGTTCAATCTTTTGTACAACGTTCTATTGATAATGGAATGGATATTTTCCGTTGTTTTGATGCATTAAATGATTTCCGTAATTTTGAAACTGCTGCAAAAGTAATCAAAGATAATGGTAAGCATTTTCAAGGTGTAGTTTGTTATACATTAAACCAACCTCGTTTAGGTGGTGATGTTTATAACCAAGAATACTATATCAATAAAGTTAAAGATTTAATCGCGTTTGGTGTAGATTCTATTTGCCTTAAAGATATGGCAGGTTTAATTGCTCCTTATGATATTTACAATTTAGTACGTGAGATTAAATCAATAACTGATATTCCATTAAACCTACATACTCACTTTACTTCAGGTATGGCAGATTTATCTATATTAAAGGCTATTGAAGCAGGTGTTGATATTGTTGATACTTGTATCGGACCATACGCTTACCGTACTTCTCATCCAGCTGTTGAACCTCTTATTATGACTTTACTCGGTACTAACCGTGATACAGGAATGGATATTAAGAAGATTACAGCTATTGCAAGCGAAATGGAAAAAGACATTCCTAAGTATAAGCATTTAGATAATACTCCTAATTATGCTATTACTGATATTAATGTTTTATTACACCAAACTCCGGGTGGTATGCTTTCTAATCTAGTGAACCAGCTTAAAGCAATGGACAAGTTAGATAAATTAGATGAGGTATTCCGTTTATTACCAAAAGTTCGTAAAGACTTAGGAAATATTCCTTTAGTAACTCCAACTTCTCAGATTGTAGGTGTTCAAACTGTAAACAATGTATTATTTGATACTTACGAAGGTGAGTATTCTAATATTACTAAAGAGGTTAAGGATCTTTGCTATGGTTTATACGGAAAAACAACTCATCCAATAAATCCTGAAGTTCAGAAAAAAGCCTTAATCGGATACGAAAGAGGTGAAACTCCAATTACAGTTAGACCAGGGTCTATTTTAGAGCCTGAAATGGATGCTGTAAAAGAGAAATTTGGTACGCTTGCTAAAGACATAGATGATGAAGTACTTTGTGCATTATATCCAGTTACTGGAAAACGTTTCTTAAAATGGAAATATGACCTTGAGCCAATTCCTGCAGACGTTAAGCCTAAAACATTAGAACAAGTTAAAAAAGAAGATGAATTAGTTGCTAAAGCGCTTTCTGGTGAACTTACTGCTAAATCTGGTGATTCTAACTTACAAGATATCGAAGTATTAGTAGATGGTGAAAAATTCACTGTTTCTGTACCTATGATGGCTGGTGCTAGCTTAAATGCTGGTGGAGCATCTCCTAGACGTAAGAAGAAGAAGAAAGGTAAAAAAGCTGAAAGTAATGACAATGAAGGTACTGTAAGAGCTCCAATACCAGGAATGGTAGTTGAGTACAAAGTGAAAAAAGGTGACAAAGTGAAAGTTGGTGATGCACTTGTAGTTGTTGAAGCAATGAAAATGATGAATAGTTTAGAATCTAAAGTTAATGGTGTTGTTACTGAAATAACATTAGAATCTGGTGATTCTGTAGGTAAAGACGACGTTTTATTGGTAATTGAACCAAAGAAATAA
- the manA gene encoding mannose-6-phosphate isomerase, class I codes for MEDLGKKFYRIEGQVQNYDWGGNSFIPNLISEKAEENTAYAEYWLGAHLKAPSKVITENGSISLELFLNQNPVEKLGEDVASTFGKLPYLFKVLDVKEMLSIQVHPSIEAAKIGYKKENEKGIPLTASNRNFKDENHKPEIMVALTDFWLLHGFLEREKLIKNIKETPELSFLLNIFLEDGYLGLYKKVMEYSQEEVNEVLQPLVDRILPKFLSNELEKSSPAFWAAKSLANSDSKNIDKGIFSIYFFNILNLSRGEAIFQDAGVPHAYLEGVNMELMANSDNVLRAGLTSKHIDVVELIKSTKFEETIPDILHGVENKANGEVVFKTIAKDFELSKIELTKSITHSSISNSVEILMLLKGSANFTQNNESMSLEKGQSILIKADTAYKVQTNSEAEIYKASVPK; via the coding sequence ATGGAAGATTTAGGTAAAAAATTTTATAGAATAGAAGGTCAAGTTCAGAATTACGATTGGGGAGGAAATAGCTTTATTCCTAATTTAATTTCTGAAAAGGCTGAAGAAAATACTGCGTATGCAGAATATTGGTTAGGAGCTCATTTAAAAGCACCATCAAAAGTAATTACAGAAAATGGAAGTATATCTTTAGAACTATTTTTAAATCAAAATCCAGTAGAGAAATTAGGAGAAGACGTTGCTAGTACTTTTGGTAAATTACCTTATCTTTTTAAAGTTTTAGATGTTAAAGAAATGCTTTCTATACAAGTACATCCAAGTATAGAAGCTGCTAAAATAGGCTACAAAAAAGAAAACGAAAAAGGAATTCCATTAACTGCAAGTAACAGAAATTTTAAAGACGAAAATCACAAACCAGAAATAATGGTTGCCTTAACTGATTTTTGGTTGTTACATGGTTTTTTAGAACGAGAAAAATTAATAAAAAATATAAAAGAAACACCTGAGTTAAGTTTCTTATTAAATATTTTTTTAGAAGATGGTTATTTAGGTCTTTATAAAAAAGTGATGGAATATAGTCAAGAGGAAGTAAATGAAGTTTTACAACCTTTGGTTGATAGAATTCTTCCTAAATTTTTATCGAATGAATTAGAAAAATCTTCACCAGCATTTTGGGCCGCTAAATCATTAGCAAATAGTGATTCTAAAAATATTGATAAAGGGATATTTTCTATTTACTTTTTTAACATATTAAACTTATCTAGGGGAGAAGCCATTTTTCAGGATGCAGGAGTTCCACATGCTTATTTAGAAGGAGTAAATATGGAGTTAATGGCAAATTCTGATAATGTTTTAAGAGCAGGTTTAACAAGTAAACATATTGATGTTGTAGAACTGATTAAAAGCACAAAGTTTGAAGAAACCATTCCTGATATTTTACATGGAGTTGAAAACAAAGCAAATGGAGAAGTTGTTTTTAAAACCATAGCTAAAGATTTTGAACTAAGTAAAATAGAACTAACAAAGTCTATAACACATAGTTCTATTTCAAATTCTGTAGAAATATTGATGCTTTTAAAAGGAAGTGCAAATTTTACACAAAACAACGAATCGATGTCTTTAGAAAAAGGACAATCAATTCTAATTAAAGCTGATACAGCTTATAAAGTTCAAACGAATTCTGAAGCTGAAATTTATAAAGCAAGTGTACCAAAATAA
- a CDS encoding YchJ family protein has protein sequence MNCPCNPSKLYKECCQKAHNNIESVTTAEQLMRSRYSAFVFADIKYLHKSHHSSTRLSKKEYKELEKWTKSVKWVKLEIINTTKDTVHFNAFFIENGNLENIQENSNFCKENNYWVYLKGE, from the coding sequence ATGAATTGTCCTTGTAATCCTTCAAAACTATACAAAGAGTGTTGTCAAAAAGCACACAATAACATAGAAAGTGTTACCACTGCAGAACAATTAATGCGTTCTAGATATAGCGCTTTTGTTTTTGCTGATATTAAATACTTGCACAAAAGTCATCATAGTTCTACAAGACTTTCTAAAAAAGAATACAAAGAATTAGAAAAGTGGACAAAATCTGTAAAATGGGTTAAATTAGAAATAATAAATACGACAAAAGACACTGTCCATTTTAATGCTTTTTTTATAGAAAATGGAAATTTAGAAAATATACAAGAAAACTCTAATTTTTGCAAAGAGAATAATTATTGGGTTTATTTAAAAGGAGAATAA
- a CDS encoding response regulator, with product MKILAIDDQKLVLIPLEVRLKEMGYEVITETDGLKGIELYDSFEPDLVIVDINMPTISGLEIVKHIRDVKKSDTPIMILSGNTDDEMITEGFELGVNDYMKKPLSLTEVGLRTKKLIGVPANVSSDKKYTNTIIQQRCVGVVIPCYNEEERLMSKEFTDYIDKHTGYHLCFVNDGSKDKTLEVLNNLRKGREDFITVYDCEKNGGKAEAVRQGMLYMAKQEDLDYIGFLDADLSTDLADFDDLVITIENNAKYKIVSGSRISRMGANITKESARKIISMTINFIIRKILSMDFKDTQCGAKIFHKDVIDISFGEKFVTQWIFDVEIFRRIALHFGLEKAKEMLCEQPLKRWIHADGSKLSMKDSVKIVGQLGQIAWHYRKSKKK from the coding sequence ATGAAAATATTAGCCATTGACGATCAAAAATTAGTATTAATTCCATTAGAGGTTCGTTTAAAAGAAATGGGATATGAAGTTATTACGGAAACGGATGGTTTAAAAGGAATTGAATTATACGATTCTTTTGAGCCAGATTTAGTAATTGTTGATATTAATATGCCAACTATTTCGGGGTTAGAAATTGTAAAACATATTAGAGATGTAAAAAAATCTGATACACCAATTATGATTTTATCTGGTAATACAGATGATGAAATGATTACAGAAGGTTTTGAGTTAGGAGTTAATGATTACATGAAAAAGCCATTAAGTTTAACCGAAGTTGGTTTAAGAACAAAAAAATTAATTGGAGTTCCTGCTAATGTTTCTTCTGATAAGAAATACACAAATACTATTATTCAACAAAGGTGTGTAGGGGTTGTAATACCTTGTTATAATGAAGAAGAAAGATTAATGAGTAAAGAATTTACAGATTATATTGATAAACATACTGGATATCATTTATGTTTTGTAAATGATGGAAGTAAGGATAAAACATTAGAAGTTTTAAACAACTTAAGAAAAGGTAGAGAAGATTTTATCACTGTTTACGATTGTGAGAAAAACGGGGGTAAAGCAGAAGCTGTAAGACAAGGAATGTTATATATGGCTAAACAAGAAGATTTAGATTATATAGGATTTTTAGATGCAGATTTATCTACAGATTTAGCAGATTTTGATGATTTAGTGATAACTATTGAAAACAATGCTAAATATAAAATAGTAAGTGGTTCTAGAATTAGTAGAATGGGCGCTAACATTACTAAAGAATCTGCAAGAAAAATTATTAGTATGACTATTAATTTTATCATTAGAAAGATTCTTTCTATGGACTTTAAAGACACACAATGTGGCGCTAAAATTTTCCATAAAGATGTTATTGATATTTCTTTTGGTGAAAAATTTGTAACACAATGGATTTTTGATGTTGAAATTTTTAGAAGAATAGCACTTCATTTTGGTTTAGAAAAAGCAAAAGAAATGTTATGCGAACAACCATTAAAAAGATGGATTCATGCAGATGGTTCTAAATTATCAATGAAAGATTCAGTGAAAATTGTTGGTCAATTAGGTCAGATTGCATGGCATTATAGAAAAAGTAAAAAGAAATAA